TGGCCAATGTGCCCGGCCTGATTGTCACGCTGTCGTCGCTGATCGCGGCGCAGTGCTCCTGCGGGATGACGGTGTCGCAGCCGGCCGGCATGACGCCACCGGTCATGATGCGCACGCACTGGCCGGCCTGTGGCGCGGCGTTCGACGGCCGGCCTGCATACACCGTGCCGACGACTGCCAGTGTGGTGGGAGCGGCCGGGTCCAGGTCGGCGCCGCGGAAGGCAAAACCATCCATGGCCGAGTTGTCGTGCGCCGGCACGCTGATGGGCGAGATGATGTCCTGGGCCAGCACGCGGCCCAGCGCTGACAGCAGTGCCACCGTTTCAGTCTCGCGAACGGGCTCAAGAAAATCGTTGATGATGCGTTGGGCATCGCGCACCGGCAGGGCATCAGGGTCGTAGGAAGACAGGCAGCTGGTGACGTCTGAAAGGAGGGGCATCATTCTTCTTCGAATTGCTGCAGCTCGCGCAGCGTGTTGATGTTGCGAAAGGCGCTGGCGTCATCAAAGCGCACGTGAACCACGCGGATGCTGCCGTACCAGCCGTCCATGCGCCGGCCGCCCTGCTGCAGGTAGGCCGAAAGCTGCGGCAGCACCGCGCGCCGTACCAGGGCGAACACCGGGTGCGGCTGGATGCGCAGCGCGCCATCCTCATCTGCTTCTTCGGTTTCGGCCAGCGCGAGATCGGCGTTTTCCCTTGTCATTGCCGCGTGCAGGCGCGCCACCAGGTCGTGTGGCAGAAATGGCGAGTCGCACGGCGCCGTCACCATGAGGTCCGTAGGGCAGCGGCGCAAGCCGGTTTCCAGGCCGGCGAGCGGGCCTTCGAATCCGGCCAGGTCGTCAGCCCACACGGGCACGCCGAAGGCTGCGTAGGCGTCGTGATTCTGGTTGGCGTTGATGGCGATGTGCGCGACCTGCGGCGCCAGGCGGGCCACCACATGCGCGGCCATCGGCATGCCCCGAAACGGCTGCAACCCCTTGTCCACGTGGCCCATGCGGCTGCCGCGGCCGCCGGCCAGGATCAGTCCGGTAACATTGCTCACGCCTTTGTCCAATCCTCAATCAAGAGGCCGGGCACCCGTGAGAACTCCCTGACATTATTGGTGACCAGAGTCATGTCCAATGCCATTGCATGCGCGGCAATCAGGGTATCAAGCGGACCGATCGGTGTACCGTTTGCTTCGAGTGCAGTGCGGAGGAGACCGTAGGTATGCGCAGCATGGTCGTCAAAAGCTGGCCGATGCAACAGTTGCAGCCACCCATGAAGCGCTTCCTGATTGCGCGTTGAGCCACTTTTCGTCACGCCAAATTCCAGTTCGGCAACTGATATGCTGGACACGCTGATATCTGTCAGCGCGTGGGTGGAGAATCGTCGCATCACCTGTGCAGGCTTTTGCTTGATCAGGTAGATGAGAATATTGGTATCGAGCATAAATTTCACTTGACTACCAGTCTCGCTGCTGTTGTTCCTGGGGCTGATTACGTTCGACAGGCGCAGTGTCGTCAAAGTGCTGCAGCATGTCGAAGAAATCGGACCACTGGGGATCTTTCGGTGTGAGGACCAGCGACCGGCCGATTCTTGTGATGGCGAGTTCGGTCACGCCCACGCGAAATTCCTTCGGCAAACGCACAGCCTGGCTTCTACCTGACATAAACACTTTTGCTGTTGCCATCACATGTCCCCACGGTTGATATATTACGATGATATATACCACATCTGCACAAATCAACCGCCGATGTAGGACATTTCGACCTTGCGTTCCAGCCCGGCCGTGTTGATGGTGCGCGTTTCGGAATAGCGGTCGGAGCGCACGCGCCATAGCGCGCCAATCGCTGCCGACATCTCGGCATCGCTGTGGCCGGCGCGCAGCAAGGCGCGCAGGTCGTGGCCGCGGGTCGCGAACAGGCAGGTGAACAGCTTGCCTTCGGTGGACAGCCGCGCGCGCGAGCAGTCGCTGCAAAAAGCCTGGGTGACGCTGGAGATCACGCCGATTTCCCCGCCGCTGGCATGGCGCCAGCGCGCCGCCGTCTCGCCTGTGTAGTTGGCGCCGATGGCCGTGAGCGGCATGCCGGCGGCTGTGATGCGGCGCACCACTTCGGCCGAGGGGATGACTTCAGCCAGGTTCCAGCCATTGGAGGCGCCCACGTCCATGTACTCAATGAAGCGCAGCACGTAGGGTGTTGCCATGAAGTGGCGCGCCATGGGGATGATTTCCTGGTCGTTCATGCCGGCCTTGACGACCATGTTGACCTTGATGGGGCCGAGCCCTGCAGCGTGCGCGGCTTCGATACCCGCCAATACGTCGGCCACGGCGAAGTCCACATCATTCATGCGCCGGAAAATGGCGTCGTCCAGCGCGTCGAGCGAGACCGTGACGCGATTCAGGCCCGCATCCTTGAGCGACTGCGCCTTTTTGGCCAGCAGCGAGCCGTTGGTGGTGAGCGTCAGGTCCAGCGGCCGCCCGGATGGTGTGCGCAGCGCCGCCAGCATGCCGACCAGCC
This region of Massilia sp. PAMC28688 genomic DNA includes:
- a CDS encoding antitoxin: MATAKVFMSGRSQAVRLPKEFRVGVTELAITRIGRSLVLTPKDPQWSDFFDMLQHFDDTAPVERNQPQEQQQRDW
- the mobA gene encoding molybdenum cofactor guanylyltransferase MobA: MSNVTGLILAGGRGSRMGHVDKGLQPFRGMPMAAHVVARLAPQVAHIAINANQNHDAYAAFGVPVWADDLAGFEGPLAGLETGLRRCPTDLMVTAPCDSPFLPHDLVARLHAAMTRENADLALAETEEADEDGALRIQPHPVFALVRRAVLPQLSAYLQQGGRRMDGWYGSIRVVHVRFDDASAFRNINTLRELQQFEEE
- the moaA gene encoding GTP 3',8-cyclase MoaA, whose amino-acid sequence is MAEKIIMLGDARSPMPPIPAHLEPPTGLLADALARPLHDLRISVTDRCNFRCVYCMPKEVFDKDYAYLPHAALLSFEEITRIASLFVAHGVEKLRLTGGEPLLRKDLERLVGMLAALRTPSGRPLDLTLTTNGSLLAKKAQSLKDAGLNRVTVSLDALDDAIFRRMNDVDFAVADVLAGIEAAHAAGLGPIKVNMVVKAGMNDQEIIPMARHFMATPYVLRFIEYMDVGASNGWNLAEVIPSAEVVRRITAAGMPLTAIGANYTGETAARWRHASGGEIGVISSVTQAFCSDCSRARLSTEGKLFTCLFATRGHDLRALLRAGHSDAEMSAAIGALWRVRSDRYSETRTINTAGLERKVEMSYIGG
- a CDS encoding type II toxin-antitoxin system VapC family toxin yields the protein MLDTNILIYLIKQKPAQVMRRFSTHALTDISVSSISVAELEFGVTKSGSTRNQEALHGWLQLLHRPAFDDHAAHTYGLLRTALEANGTPIGPLDTLIAAHAMALDMTLVTNNVREFSRVPGLLIEDWTKA